A genomic stretch from Spodoptera frugiperda isolate SF20-4 chromosome 14, AGI-APGP_CSIRO_Sfru_2.0, whole genome shotgun sequence includes:
- the LOC118279224 gene encoding endoplasmic reticulum metallopeptidase 1 isoform X4 — MNDPDKPEPLPRTRRLAAVVGSLTKRGAHLNNPIRSVPSTLLVVVLGLYLLLGYLTQLVEDAMPSVILDKEVAVDDASKFSEEAALKYLARIVGDEPRVSGTPYHLNQTKDLKLMLDDIAKNAQQKVHTDWQIATGDYFHQSSSSFYNVYENASNIVALLEGESGFLSNGSLGSSILVNCHYDSVPFALGASDNAVFCAIMAESLNRLSRSKQKLKHNILFLFNGAEENGLQASHAFLQHPWARGAVAVINLDAAGMNGKPTVFQVTDPRVLQAYHRSAPRPNAQGMAEFIFSNGIIPSDTDFRIWRDFGNIQGIDIAFVKWAAVYHTRNDEPSLLQPGVMQGAGDMMLALLTETASNQELANKIQPSAAVYYDYLNWFLVSYSLFASYFVDVLIALLGLSSVAYYVWIVGFRWSAVTKLSLSALSRILAMLIGAGVVFVFTFIMVATTVQLRYLSEPWLVVPLYWIPYLIVAVAVSQGFDAYTFKTTGLTRSLRCAQAMAGTRLLLSVILLVLCCVPSLTSLRYIFSAPLFIMSMTSLASLTILRFVALRGWQHLLLELILSVPACMLTLSLALRLDAQILPVMGRSAGDKPDVTVAMINIALVILVACTVSGIELLFSRKFLWLVLSVSGAACIVLMFIPFSPYDEDGIALQRHYWFHSQISSYDHTGKLESSTSGILVTKHDAYSAPRVLRALSAAGYNLESRTGFDEDCEKQVFCGLPLFRTGFSRFLKDAMLLSTGPPAPFDPPASTRVANKSCVGDECKYSFVFTGAHHNMITLWPRTNVSVTSWSLSSAPKSSGELLQRPVYVIYHSTATYFEDSINYYLDVTFNVPASLQSQPIVDVSHHSHKIYHPEQMTAEYRAILDAMPRYFNVATFLSFRNNYVF; from the exons GTTGTCGGCAGTCTCACTAAGAGAGGAGCTCACTTAAATAACCCAATCAGATCA GTACCAAGTACACTACTGGTAGTGGTGCTGGGTCTGTATCTACTGCTCGGCTACCTCACGCAGCTCGTCGAAGATGCCATGCCCTCAGTCATACTCGACAAGGAAGttgctgttgat GATGCCTCGAAATTCAGCGAGGAGGCTGCTCTGAAGTACTTGGCGCGTATAGTAGGGGATGAGCCGCGGGTGTCAGGCACCCCGTACCACCTCAACCAGACTAAAGACTTGAAGCTAATGCTTGATGATATCGCCAAGAACGCCCAACAGAAAGTCCACACAGATTGGCAGATTGCCACCG GGGACTACTTCCACCAATCCTCATCATCGTTCTACAACGTGTACGAAAACGCGTCCAATATTGTCGCCTTACTGGAAGGGGAGAGCGGGTTCCTGTCCAATGGCAGTCTAGGAAGCTCCATACTCGTCAACTGCCACTACGATTCTGTACCTTTTGCGCTTG gGGCATCAGACAACGCGGTGTTCTGCGCCATAATGGCGGAGTCCCTGAACCGCCTGTCGCGCAGCAAACAGAAGCTCAAACACAACATACTGTTCCTCTTCAACGGAGCCGAGGAGAATGGCTTGCAG GCAAGTCACGCATTCCTGCAACACCCGTGGGCGCGGGGCGCCGTAGCTGTCATCAACTTGGACGCAGCGGGGATGAATGGCAAACCGACGGTATTTCAG GTGACAGATCCGCGAGTACTCCAAGCGTACCACCGTTCCGCGCCGCGCCCCAACGCTCAAGGCATGGCCGAGTTCATATTCTCCAACGGAATCATACCCTCCGACACTGACTTCAGGATATGGAGGGACTTCGGGAATATACAGG GTATTGACATAGCATTCGTAAAGTGGGCGGCTGTGTACCACACGCGCAATGACGAGCCGTCCCTGCTGCAGCCCGGCGTCATGCAGGGCGCCGGGGACATGATGCTGGCGCTACTTACTGAGACTGCTTCCAATCAGGAACTGGCGAATAAG ATCCAGCCCTCAGCGGCAGTGTACTATGATTACTTGAATTGGTTCCTAGTCAGTTACTCACTGTTTGCGTCTTACTTCGTGGATGTACTGATAGCTCTACTGGGACTCAGCAGCGTCGCCTACTACGTGTGGATCGTTGGATTCA GGTGGTCGGCAGTGACAAAGCTATCGCTGAGTGCATTAAGTCGCATATTAGCGATGTTGATTGGAGCAGGCGTCGTGTTTGTGTTCACGTTTATAATGGTCGCTACAACTGTGCAATTGAG ATATTTGTCCGAGCCCTGGCTGGTGGTACCATTGTACTGGATACCGTACCTTATTGTAGCGGTCGCAGTCTCTCAGGGATTCGATGCTTACACCTTTAAAACg ACAGGACTGACTCGTTCCCTCCGCTGTGCCCAAGCGATGGCGGGGACCCGTCTGTTACTGTCAGTTATACTGCTAGTGTTGTGCTGTGTGCCCTCGCTGACGTCACTGCGATATATATTCAGCGCGCCACTCTTCATCATGTCTATGACATCACTAGCCTCGCTTACTATACTCAGATTCGTAGCTTTACGAG GTTGGCAGCACCTTCTCCTGGAGTTGATCCTGTCGGTGCCCGCGTGTATGCTGACACTGTCGCTGGCGCTCCGCCTGGACGCGCAGATACTGCCCGTCATGGGACGCTCGGCTGGCGACAAACCTGATGTCACCGTCGCCATGATCAATATAGCGCTCGTTATACTCGTGGCCTGTACTGTT TCTGGTATAGAGTTGCTGTTTTCTCGCAAGTTCCTGTGGCTAGTGCTATCAGTGTCGGGCGCAGCCTGTATAGTGCTCATGTTCATTCCGTTCTCGCCGTACGATGAAGACGGCATCGCGTTACAGAGACATTACTGGTTT CATTCACAAATATCTTCATACGACCACACGGGCAAGTTAGAATCCTCCACATCAGGTATATTGGTCACGAAACACGACGCTTACTCTGCACCCCGGGTACTACGCGCCCTGTCTGCTGCCGGGTACAATCTGGAATCCAGGACAGGCTTCGATGAGGATTGTGAGAAACAAGTCTTCTGTGGTCTGCCACTGTTTAGGACTGGATTTTCGAGGTTTTT AAAAGACGCAATGTTGCTATCCACGGGTCCGCCTGCGCCCTTCGACCCGCCCGCCTCTACCAGAGTGGCGAACAAATCCTGTGTTGGAGACGAGTGCAAATATAGCTTCGTTTTCACTG GAGCGCATCACAACATGATAACCCTATGGCCACGTACCAACGTGTCTGTGACATCGTGGTCACTGTCCTCCGCCCCAAAGAGCAGCGGCGAGTTACTGCAGCGTCCTGTGTACGTCATCTATCACTCCACTGCTACGTACTTCGAGGACTCCATCAATTACTATCTTGATGTAACTTTTAAT GTCCCAGCCTCCCTCCAGTCGCAGCCAATAGTGGACGTGTCCCACCACTCGCACAAGATCTACCACCCGGAGCAGATGACGGCCGAGTACCGCGCCATATTGGATGCCATGCCGCGGTACTTTAATGTCGCCACCTTCCTTAGTTTTAGGAACAACTATGTGTTTTAG
- the LOC118279224 gene encoding endoplasmic reticulum metallopeptidase 1 isoform X3 encodes MNDPDKPEPLPRTRRLAATHNYGYTGVPTFEFDDERAEKPWQRVPSTLLVVVLGLYLLLGYLTQLVEDAMPSVILDKEVAVDDASKFSEEAALKYLARIVGDEPRVSGTPYHLNQTKDLKLMLDDIAKNAQQKVHTDWQIATGDYFHQSSSSFYNVYENASNIVALLEGESGFLSNGSLGSSILVNCHYDSVPFALGASDNAVFCAIMAESLNRLSRSKQKLKHNILFLFNGAEENGLQASHAFLQHPWARGAVAVINLDAAGMNGKPTVFQVTDPRVLQAYHRSAPRPNAQGMAEFIFSNGIIPSDTDFRIWRDFGNIQGIDIAFVKWAAVYHTRNDEPSLLQPGVMQGAGDMMLALLTETASNQELANKIQPSAAVYYDYLNWFLVSYSLFASYFVDVLIALLGLSSVAYYVWIVGFRWSAVTKLSLSALSRILAMLIGAGVVFVFTFIMVATTVQLRYLSEPWLVVPLYWIPYLIVAVAVSQGFDAYTFKTTGLTRSLRCAQAMAGTRLLLSVILLVLCCVPSLTSLRYIFSAPLFIMSMTSLASLTILRFVALRGWQHLLLELILSVPACMLTLSLALRLDAQILPVMGRSAGDKPDVTVAMINIALVILVACTVSGIELLFSRKFLWLVLSVSGAACIVLMFIPFSPYDEDGIALQRHYWFHSQISSYDHTGKLESSTSGILVTKHDAYSAPRVLRALSAAGYNLESRTGFDEDCEKQVFCGLPLFRTGFSRFLKDAMLLSTGPPAPFDPPASTRVANKSCVGDECKYSFVFTGAHHNMITLWPRTNVSVTSWSLSSAPKSSGELLQRPVYVIYHSTATYFEDSINYYLDVTFNVPASLQSQPIVDVSHHSHKIYHPEQMTAEYRAILDAMPRYFNVATFLSFRNNYVF; translated from the exons ACACATAACTATGGCTACACGGGAGTTCCCACCTTCGAGTTTGACGACGAACGAGCGGAAAAGCCCTGGCAACGG GTACCAAGTACACTACTGGTAGTGGTGCTGGGTCTGTATCTACTGCTCGGCTACCTCACGCAGCTCGTCGAAGATGCCATGCCCTCAGTCATACTCGACAAGGAAGttgctgttgat GATGCCTCGAAATTCAGCGAGGAGGCTGCTCTGAAGTACTTGGCGCGTATAGTAGGGGATGAGCCGCGGGTGTCAGGCACCCCGTACCACCTCAACCAGACTAAAGACTTGAAGCTAATGCTTGATGATATCGCCAAGAACGCCCAACAGAAAGTCCACACAGATTGGCAGATTGCCACCG GGGACTACTTCCACCAATCCTCATCATCGTTCTACAACGTGTACGAAAACGCGTCCAATATTGTCGCCTTACTGGAAGGGGAGAGCGGGTTCCTGTCCAATGGCAGTCTAGGAAGCTCCATACTCGTCAACTGCCACTACGATTCTGTACCTTTTGCGCTTG gGGCATCAGACAACGCGGTGTTCTGCGCCATAATGGCGGAGTCCCTGAACCGCCTGTCGCGCAGCAAACAGAAGCTCAAACACAACATACTGTTCCTCTTCAACGGAGCCGAGGAGAATGGCTTGCAG GCAAGTCACGCATTCCTGCAACACCCGTGGGCGCGGGGCGCCGTAGCTGTCATCAACTTGGACGCAGCGGGGATGAATGGCAAACCGACGGTATTTCAG GTGACAGATCCGCGAGTACTCCAAGCGTACCACCGTTCCGCGCCGCGCCCCAACGCTCAAGGCATGGCCGAGTTCATATTCTCCAACGGAATCATACCCTCCGACACTGACTTCAGGATATGGAGGGACTTCGGGAATATACAGG GTATTGACATAGCATTCGTAAAGTGGGCGGCTGTGTACCACACGCGCAATGACGAGCCGTCCCTGCTGCAGCCCGGCGTCATGCAGGGCGCCGGGGACATGATGCTGGCGCTACTTACTGAGACTGCTTCCAATCAGGAACTGGCGAATAAG ATCCAGCCCTCAGCGGCAGTGTACTATGATTACTTGAATTGGTTCCTAGTCAGTTACTCACTGTTTGCGTCTTACTTCGTGGATGTACTGATAGCTCTACTGGGACTCAGCAGCGTCGCCTACTACGTGTGGATCGTTGGATTCA GGTGGTCGGCAGTGACAAAGCTATCGCTGAGTGCATTAAGTCGCATATTAGCGATGTTGATTGGAGCAGGCGTCGTGTTTGTGTTCACGTTTATAATGGTCGCTACAACTGTGCAATTGAG ATATTTGTCCGAGCCCTGGCTGGTGGTACCATTGTACTGGATACCGTACCTTATTGTAGCGGTCGCAGTCTCTCAGGGATTCGATGCTTACACCTTTAAAACg ACAGGACTGACTCGTTCCCTCCGCTGTGCCCAAGCGATGGCGGGGACCCGTCTGTTACTGTCAGTTATACTGCTAGTGTTGTGCTGTGTGCCCTCGCTGACGTCACTGCGATATATATTCAGCGCGCCACTCTTCATCATGTCTATGACATCACTAGCCTCGCTTACTATACTCAGATTCGTAGCTTTACGAG GTTGGCAGCACCTTCTCCTGGAGTTGATCCTGTCGGTGCCCGCGTGTATGCTGACACTGTCGCTGGCGCTCCGCCTGGACGCGCAGATACTGCCCGTCATGGGACGCTCGGCTGGCGACAAACCTGATGTCACCGTCGCCATGATCAATATAGCGCTCGTTATACTCGTGGCCTGTACTGTT TCTGGTATAGAGTTGCTGTTTTCTCGCAAGTTCCTGTGGCTAGTGCTATCAGTGTCGGGCGCAGCCTGTATAGTGCTCATGTTCATTCCGTTCTCGCCGTACGATGAAGACGGCATCGCGTTACAGAGACATTACTGGTTT CATTCACAAATATCTTCATACGACCACACGGGCAAGTTAGAATCCTCCACATCAGGTATATTGGTCACGAAACACGACGCTTACTCTGCACCCCGGGTACTACGCGCCCTGTCTGCTGCCGGGTACAATCTGGAATCCAGGACAGGCTTCGATGAGGATTGTGAGAAACAAGTCTTCTGTGGTCTGCCACTGTTTAGGACTGGATTTTCGAGGTTTTT AAAAGACGCAATGTTGCTATCCACGGGTCCGCCTGCGCCCTTCGACCCGCCCGCCTCTACCAGAGTGGCGAACAAATCCTGTGTTGGAGACGAGTGCAAATATAGCTTCGTTTTCACTG GAGCGCATCACAACATGATAACCCTATGGCCACGTACCAACGTGTCTGTGACATCGTGGTCACTGTCCTCCGCCCCAAAGAGCAGCGGCGAGTTACTGCAGCGTCCTGTGTACGTCATCTATCACTCCACTGCTACGTACTTCGAGGACTCCATCAATTACTATCTTGATGTAACTTTTAAT GTCCCAGCCTCCCTCCAGTCGCAGCCAATAGTGGACGTGTCCCACCACTCGCACAAGATCTACCACCCGGAGCAGATGACGGCCGAGTACCGCGCCATATTGGATGCCATGCCGCGGTACTTTAATGTCGCCACCTTCCTTAGTTTTAGGAACAACTATGTGTTTTAG
- the LOC118279224 gene encoding endoplasmic reticulum metallopeptidase 1 isoform X2, which translates to MTHNYGYTGVPTFEFDDERAEKPWQRVVGSLTKRGAHLNNPIRSVPSTLLVVVLGLYLLLGYLTQLVEDAMPSVILDKEVAVDDASKFSEEAALKYLARIVGDEPRVSGTPYHLNQTKDLKLMLDDIAKNAQQKVHTDWQIATGDYFHQSSSSFYNVYENASNIVALLEGESGFLSNGSLGSSILVNCHYDSVPFALGASDNAVFCAIMAESLNRLSRSKQKLKHNILFLFNGAEENGLQASHAFLQHPWARGAVAVINLDAAGMNGKPTVFQVTDPRVLQAYHRSAPRPNAQGMAEFIFSNGIIPSDTDFRIWRDFGNIQGIDIAFVKWAAVYHTRNDEPSLLQPGVMQGAGDMMLALLTETASNQELANKIQPSAAVYYDYLNWFLVSYSLFASYFVDVLIALLGLSSVAYYVWIVGFRWSAVTKLSLSALSRILAMLIGAGVVFVFTFIMVATTVQLRYLSEPWLVVPLYWIPYLIVAVAVSQGFDAYTFKTTGLTRSLRCAQAMAGTRLLLSVILLVLCCVPSLTSLRYIFSAPLFIMSMTSLASLTILRFVALRGWQHLLLELILSVPACMLTLSLALRLDAQILPVMGRSAGDKPDVTVAMINIALVILVACTVSGIELLFSRKFLWLVLSVSGAACIVLMFIPFSPYDEDGIALQRHYWFHSQISSYDHTGKLESSTSGILVTKHDAYSAPRVLRALSAAGYNLESRTGFDEDCEKQVFCGLPLFRTGFSRFLKDAMLLSTGPPAPFDPPASTRVANKSCVGDECKYSFVFTGAHHNMITLWPRTNVSVTSWSLSSAPKSSGELLQRPVYVIYHSTATYFEDSINYYLDVTFNVPASLQSQPIVDVSHHSHKIYHPEQMTAEYRAILDAMPRYFNVATFLSFRNNYVF; encoded by the exons atg ACACATAACTATGGCTACACGGGAGTTCCCACCTTCGAGTTTGACGACGAACGAGCGGAAAAGCCCTGGCAACGG GTTGTCGGCAGTCTCACTAAGAGAGGAGCTCACTTAAATAACCCAATCAGATCA GTACCAAGTACACTACTGGTAGTGGTGCTGGGTCTGTATCTACTGCTCGGCTACCTCACGCAGCTCGTCGAAGATGCCATGCCCTCAGTCATACTCGACAAGGAAGttgctgttgat GATGCCTCGAAATTCAGCGAGGAGGCTGCTCTGAAGTACTTGGCGCGTATAGTAGGGGATGAGCCGCGGGTGTCAGGCACCCCGTACCACCTCAACCAGACTAAAGACTTGAAGCTAATGCTTGATGATATCGCCAAGAACGCCCAACAGAAAGTCCACACAGATTGGCAGATTGCCACCG GGGACTACTTCCACCAATCCTCATCATCGTTCTACAACGTGTACGAAAACGCGTCCAATATTGTCGCCTTACTGGAAGGGGAGAGCGGGTTCCTGTCCAATGGCAGTCTAGGAAGCTCCATACTCGTCAACTGCCACTACGATTCTGTACCTTTTGCGCTTG gGGCATCAGACAACGCGGTGTTCTGCGCCATAATGGCGGAGTCCCTGAACCGCCTGTCGCGCAGCAAACAGAAGCTCAAACACAACATACTGTTCCTCTTCAACGGAGCCGAGGAGAATGGCTTGCAG GCAAGTCACGCATTCCTGCAACACCCGTGGGCGCGGGGCGCCGTAGCTGTCATCAACTTGGACGCAGCGGGGATGAATGGCAAACCGACGGTATTTCAG GTGACAGATCCGCGAGTACTCCAAGCGTACCACCGTTCCGCGCCGCGCCCCAACGCTCAAGGCATGGCCGAGTTCATATTCTCCAACGGAATCATACCCTCCGACACTGACTTCAGGATATGGAGGGACTTCGGGAATATACAGG GTATTGACATAGCATTCGTAAAGTGGGCGGCTGTGTACCACACGCGCAATGACGAGCCGTCCCTGCTGCAGCCCGGCGTCATGCAGGGCGCCGGGGACATGATGCTGGCGCTACTTACTGAGACTGCTTCCAATCAGGAACTGGCGAATAAG ATCCAGCCCTCAGCGGCAGTGTACTATGATTACTTGAATTGGTTCCTAGTCAGTTACTCACTGTTTGCGTCTTACTTCGTGGATGTACTGATAGCTCTACTGGGACTCAGCAGCGTCGCCTACTACGTGTGGATCGTTGGATTCA GGTGGTCGGCAGTGACAAAGCTATCGCTGAGTGCATTAAGTCGCATATTAGCGATGTTGATTGGAGCAGGCGTCGTGTTTGTGTTCACGTTTATAATGGTCGCTACAACTGTGCAATTGAG ATATTTGTCCGAGCCCTGGCTGGTGGTACCATTGTACTGGATACCGTACCTTATTGTAGCGGTCGCAGTCTCTCAGGGATTCGATGCTTACACCTTTAAAACg ACAGGACTGACTCGTTCCCTCCGCTGTGCCCAAGCGATGGCGGGGACCCGTCTGTTACTGTCAGTTATACTGCTAGTGTTGTGCTGTGTGCCCTCGCTGACGTCACTGCGATATATATTCAGCGCGCCACTCTTCATCATGTCTATGACATCACTAGCCTCGCTTACTATACTCAGATTCGTAGCTTTACGAG GTTGGCAGCACCTTCTCCTGGAGTTGATCCTGTCGGTGCCCGCGTGTATGCTGACACTGTCGCTGGCGCTCCGCCTGGACGCGCAGATACTGCCCGTCATGGGACGCTCGGCTGGCGACAAACCTGATGTCACCGTCGCCATGATCAATATAGCGCTCGTTATACTCGTGGCCTGTACTGTT TCTGGTATAGAGTTGCTGTTTTCTCGCAAGTTCCTGTGGCTAGTGCTATCAGTGTCGGGCGCAGCCTGTATAGTGCTCATGTTCATTCCGTTCTCGCCGTACGATGAAGACGGCATCGCGTTACAGAGACATTACTGGTTT CATTCACAAATATCTTCATACGACCACACGGGCAAGTTAGAATCCTCCACATCAGGTATATTGGTCACGAAACACGACGCTTACTCTGCACCCCGGGTACTACGCGCCCTGTCTGCTGCCGGGTACAATCTGGAATCCAGGACAGGCTTCGATGAGGATTGTGAGAAACAAGTCTTCTGTGGTCTGCCACTGTTTAGGACTGGATTTTCGAGGTTTTT AAAAGACGCAATGTTGCTATCCACGGGTCCGCCTGCGCCCTTCGACCCGCCCGCCTCTACCAGAGTGGCGAACAAATCCTGTGTTGGAGACGAGTGCAAATATAGCTTCGTTTTCACTG GAGCGCATCACAACATGATAACCCTATGGCCACGTACCAACGTGTCTGTGACATCGTGGTCACTGTCCTCCGCCCCAAAGAGCAGCGGCGAGTTACTGCAGCGTCCTGTGTACGTCATCTATCACTCCACTGCTACGTACTTCGAGGACTCCATCAATTACTATCTTGATGTAACTTTTAAT GTCCCAGCCTCCCTCCAGTCGCAGCCAATAGTGGACGTGTCCCACCACTCGCACAAGATCTACCACCCGGAGCAGATGACGGCCGAGTACCGCGCCATATTGGATGCCATGCCGCGGTACTTTAATGTCGCCACCTTCCTTAGTTTTAGGAACAACTATGTGTTTTAG
- the LOC118279224 gene encoding endoplasmic reticulum metallopeptidase 1 isoform X1, translated as MNDPDKPEPLPRTRRLAATHNYGYTGVPTFEFDDERAEKPWQRVVGSLTKRGAHLNNPIRSVPSTLLVVVLGLYLLLGYLTQLVEDAMPSVILDKEVAVDDASKFSEEAALKYLARIVGDEPRVSGTPYHLNQTKDLKLMLDDIAKNAQQKVHTDWQIATGDYFHQSSSSFYNVYENASNIVALLEGESGFLSNGSLGSSILVNCHYDSVPFALGASDNAVFCAIMAESLNRLSRSKQKLKHNILFLFNGAEENGLQASHAFLQHPWARGAVAVINLDAAGMNGKPTVFQVTDPRVLQAYHRSAPRPNAQGMAEFIFSNGIIPSDTDFRIWRDFGNIQGIDIAFVKWAAVYHTRNDEPSLLQPGVMQGAGDMMLALLTETASNQELANKIQPSAAVYYDYLNWFLVSYSLFASYFVDVLIALLGLSSVAYYVWIVGFRWSAVTKLSLSALSRILAMLIGAGVVFVFTFIMVATTVQLRYLSEPWLVVPLYWIPYLIVAVAVSQGFDAYTFKTTGLTRSLRCAQAMAGTRLLLSVILLVLCCVPSLTSLRYIFSAPLFIMSMTSLASLTILRFVALRGWQHLLLELILSVPACMLTLSLALRLDAQILPVMGRSAGDKPDVTVAMINIALVILVACTVSGIELLFSRKFLWLVLSVSGAACIVLMFIPFSPYDEDGIALQRHYWFHSQISSYDHTGKLESSTSGILVTKHDAYSAPRVLRALSAAGYNLESRTGFDEDCEKQVFCGLPLFRTGFSRFLKDAMLLSTGPPAPFDPPASTRVANKSCVGDECKYSFVFTGAHHNMITLWPRTNVSVTSWSLSSAPKSSGELLQRPVYVIYHSTATYFEDSINYYLDVTFNVPASLQSQPIVDVSHHSHKIYHPEQMTAEYRAILDAMPRYFNVATFLSFRNNYVF; from the exons ACACATAACTATGGCTACACGGGAGTTCCCACCTTCGAGTTTGACGACGAACGAGCGGAAAAGCCCTGGCAACGG GTTGTCGGCAGTCTCACTAAGAGAGGAGCTCACTTAAATAACCCAATCAGATCA GTACCAAGTACACTACTGGTAGTGGTGCTGGGTCTGTATCTACTGCTCGGCTACCTCACGCAGCTCGTCGAAGATGCCATGCCCTCAGTCATACTCGACAAGGAAGttgctgttgat GATGCCTCGAAATTCAGCGAGGAGGCTGCTCTGAAGTACTTGGCGCGTATAGTAGGGGATGAGCCGCGGGTGTCAGGCACCCCGTACCACCTCAACCAGACTAAAGACTTGAAGCTAATGCTTGATGATATCGCCAAGAACGCCCAACAGAAAGTCCACACAGATTGGCAGATTGCCACCG GGGACTACTTCCACCAATCCTCATCATCGTTCTACAACGTGTACGAAAACGCGTCCAATATTGTCGCCTTACTGGAAGGGGAGAGCGGGTTCCTGTCCAATGGCAGTCTAGGAAGCTCCATACTCGTCAACTGCCACTACGATTCTGTACCTTTTGCGCTTG gGGCATCAGACAACGCGGTGTTCTGCGCCATAATGGCGGAGTCCCTGAACCGCCTGTCGCGCAGCAAACAGAAGCTCAAACACAACATACTGTTCCTCTTCAACGGAGCCGAGGAGAATGGCTTGCAG GCAAGTCACGCATTCCTGCAACACCCGTGGGCGCGGGGCGCCGTAGCTGTCATCAACTTGGACGCAGCGGGGATGAATGGCAAACCGACGGTATTTCAG GTGACAGATCCGCGAGTACTCCAAGCGTACCACCGTTCCGCGCCGCGCCCCAACGCTCAAGGCATGGCCGAGTTCATATTCTCCAACGGAATCATACCCTCCGACACTGACTTCAGGATATGGAGGGACTTCGGGAATATACAGG GTATTGACATAGCATTCGTAAAGTGGGCGGCTGTGTACCACACGCGCAATGACGAGCCGTCCCTGCTGCAGCCCGGCGTCATGCAGGGCGCCGGGGACATGATGCTGGCGCTACTTACTGAGACTGCTTCCAATCAGGAACTGGCGAATAAG ATCCAGCCCTCAGCGGCAGTGTACTATGATTACTTGAATTGGTTCCTAGTCAGTTACTCACTGTTTGCGTCTTACTTCGTGGATGTACTGATAGCTCTACTGGGACTCAGCAGCGTCGCCTACTACGTGTGGATCGTTGGATTCA GGTGGTCGGCAGTGACAAAGCTATCGCTGAGTGCATTAAGTCGCATATTAGCGATGTTGATTGGAGCAGGCGTCGTGTTTGTGTTCACGTTTATAATGGTCGCTACAACTGTGCAATTGAG ATATTTGTCCGAGCCCTGGCTGGTGGTACCATTGTACTGGATACCGTACCTTATTGTAGCGGTCGCAGTCTCTCAGGGATTCGATGCTTACACCTTTAAAACg ACAGGACTGACTCGTTCCCTCCGCTGTGCCCAAGCGATGGCGGGGACCCGTCTGTTACTGTCAGTTATACTGCTAGTGTTGTGCTGTGTGCCCTCGCTGACGTCACTGCGATATATATTCAGCGCGCCACTCTTCATCATGTCTATGACATCACTAGCCTCGCTTACTATACTCAGATTCGTAGCTTTACGAG GTTGGCAGCACCTTCTCCTGGAGTTGATCCTGTCGGTGCCCGCGTGTATGCTGACACTGTCGCTGGCGCTCCGCCTGGACGCGCAGATACTGCCCGTCATGGGACGCTCGGCTGGCGACAAACCTGATGTCACCGTCGCCATGATCAATATAGCGCTCGTTATACTCGTGGCCTGTACTGTT TCTGGTATAGAGTTGCTGTTTTCTCGCAAGTTCCTGTGGCTAGTGCTATCAGTGTCGGGCGCAGCCTGTATAGTGCTCATGTTCATTCCGTTCTCGCCGTACGATGAAGACGGCATCGCGTTACAGAGACATTACTGGTTT CATTCACAAATATCTTCATACGACCACACGGGCAAGTTAGAATCCTCCACATCAGGTATATTGGTCACGAAACACGACGCTTACTCTGCACCCCGGGTACTACGCGCCCTGTCTGCTGCCGGGTACAATCTGGAATCCAGGACAGGCTTCGATGAGGATTGTGAGAAACAAGTCTTCTGTGGTCTGCCACTGTTTAGGACTGGATTTTCGAGGTTTTT AAAAGACGCAATGTTGCTATCCACGGGTCCGCCTGCGCCCTTCGACCCGCCCGCCTCTACCAGAGTGGCGAACAAATCCTGTGTTGGAGACGAGTGCAAATATAGCTTCGTTTTCACTG GAGCGCATCACAACATGATAACCCTATGGCCACGTACCAACGTGTCTGTGACATCGTGGTCACTGTCCTCCGCCCCAAAGAGCAGCGGCGAGTTACTGCAGCGTCCTGTGTACGTCATCTATCACTCCACTGCTACGTACTTCGAGGACTCCATCAATTACTATCTTGATGTAACTTTTAAT GTCCCAGCCTCCCTCCAGTCGCAGCCAATAGTGGACGTGTCCCACCACTCGCACAAGATCTACCACCCGGAGCAGATGACGGCCGAGTACCGCGCCATATTGGATGCCATGCCGCGGTACTTTAATGTCGCCACCTTCCTTAGTTTTAGGAACAACTATGTGTTTTAG